A window of Brachybacterium fresconis contains these coding sequences:
- a CDS encoding sulfite exporter TauE/SafE family protein: MELLALAVVVGAVLLGVTLQRTSGMGTGLVLSPTLVLAIGPVAGILLTNMTTVVSALFLTVAVRADIDWGRYARIAPAIVLGSVPAALLVYAVGSGWLEVIIGAVLLLSLAATPLLHRLTEVPPLPAGLVAGLLGGFLNTAVGVAAAAMLAYAQVTRWEQKAFAATLQPIFLTMGLTSVATKLLVGAVGEGQPPPWPLILAAIGSVPLGVLLGGAVARRVSARTARRVAVVVVVLGATATLLRGLGQVLGAPAP, from the coding sequence ATGGAGCTGCTCGCTCTCGCGGTGGTCGTCGGCGCGGTGCTGCTCGGCGTCACCCTCCAGCGCACCAGCGGCATGGGCACCGGCCTGGTGCTCTCGCCGACGCTGGTGCTGGCGATCGGCCCCGTGGCGGGGATCCTGCTGACGAACATGACCACCGTCGTGTCGGCGCTGTTCCTCACCGTCGCCGTCCGGGCCGACATCGACTGGGGTCGCTACGCCCGGATCGCGCCCGCCATCGTCCTGGGATCGGTGCCGGCCGCCCTGCTGGTGTACGCGGTCGGATCCGGATGGCTCGAGGTCATCATCGGCGCGGTCCTGCTGCTCTCCCTGGCGGCCACCCCGCTGCTGCACCGGCTGACGGAGGTCCCGCCCCTGCCCGCCGGGCTGGTCGCCGGGCTGCTGGGCGGTTTCCTGAACACCGCCGTCGGCGTGGCCGCCGCCGCGATGCTGGCCTACGCGCAGGTGACCCGGTGGGAGCAGAAGGCGTTCGCCGCCACCCTGCAGCCGATCTTCCTGACCATGGGGCTGACGTCGGTGGCGACGAAGCTGCTGGTAGGGGCGGTCGGCGAGGGGCAGCCTCCGCCGTGGCCGTTGATCCTCGCCGCCATCGGCTCCGTGCCGCTGGGCGTTCTGCTCGGCGGGGCCGTCGCCCGCCGGGTCTCGGCGAGGACGGCCCGCCGGGTGGCCGTGGTGGTCGTCGTGCTGGGGGCGACGGCGACCCTCCTGCGCGGTCTCGGTCAGGTCCTCGGCGCCCCGGCGCCGTGA
- a CDS encoding sialidase family protein, which translates to MKRRTLTTALTAALTGTAATGAAGPALADGGHSVGPRTTGGPGPHQSPADRPPQLLLEGTGLYPRVVRLAHQGTANDRLLASVVSFDGPSGYGGIWESTDGGATFAQVGTVSDEATGTGEGLCCATLYELPRAVDDLPEGTLLWSASVGQDIADRRMSIRIWASTDVGRTWERIAITAVAANEGGLWEPEFAVADDGELVLWYCDETDGDDHSQKIVQQTSADGLTWTDPTPVIELEDPTARPGMPNVRRLRSGHWAMSYEICGPQDLCRTYVRISRDPRTWGPVTARDPLIRAADGTEPRHTPTLTVDEDGSVLLGSQMHYLPDGRLSALNGEVVLRTQNRALHGNIRWVVEPAPVPVEDPWNNYCPNYSPTFVRTATGHLLEITTAPTEEGVCNPWYGSLT; encoded by the coding sequence ATGAAACGACGCACCCTGACCACCGCTCTGACCGCAGCCCTGACCGGCACCGCCGCCACCGGCGCGGCCGGTCCGGCCCTCGCCGACGGTGGGCACTCCGTCGGTCCCCGCACCACCGGTGGGCCCGGGCCTCACCAGAGCCCCGCGGACCGACCCCCGCAACTGCTGCTGGAGGGGACCGGCCTCTATCCCCGGGTGGTGCGCCTCGCCCATCAGGGCACGGCGAACGACCGCCTGCTGGCCTCCGTCGTCTCCTTCGACGGCCCCTCCGGCTATGGCGGGATCTGGGAGTCCACGGACGGCGGTGCCACCTTCGCGCAGGTCGGCACGGTCTCCGACGAGGCGACCGGGACCGGGGAGGGTCTGTGCTGCGCGACGTTGTACGAGCTGCCCCGGGCGGTGGACGACCTCCCCGAGGGCACCCTGCTGTGGAGCGCGTCGGTCGGCCAGGACATCGCAGATCGGCGGATGTCGATCCGCATCTGGGCGAGCACGGACGTCGGCCGGACCTGGGAGCGGATCGCGATCACCGCGGTCGCCGCGAACGAGGGCGGCCTGTGGGAGCCGGAGTTCGCCGTCGCCGATGACGGCGAGCTCGTGCTCTGGTACTGCGATGAGACCGATGGGGACGACCATTCCCAGAAGATCGTCCAACAGACCTCGGCCGACGGCCTGACCTGGACCGATCCGACGCCGGTCATCGAGCTGGAGGACCCGACGGCCCGGCCGGGCATGCCCAACGTCCGCCGCCTGCGCAGCGGGCACTGGGCCATGAGCTACGAGATCTGCGGACCGCAGGACCTGTGCCGCACCTATGTGCGCATCTCGCGCGACCCCCGCACGTGGGGCCCCGTCACCGCACGGGACCCGCTGATCCGCGCGGCCGACGGCACCGAGCCGCGCCACACCCCGACCCTGACCGTCGACGAGGACGGCTCCGTGCTCCTGGGCTCCCAGATGCACTACCTGCCGGACGGGAGGCTGTCCGCGCTCAACGGCGAGGTCGTGCTGCGCACCCAGAACCGTGCGCTGCACGGGAACATCCGCTGGGTGGTCGAGCCCGCCCCGGTGCCGGTCGAGGACCCCTGGAACAACTACTGCCCCAACTACTCCCCGACCTTCGTCCGCACCGCTACCGGGCACCTGCTGGAGATCACCACTGCCCCCACCGAGGAGGGCGTCTGCAACCCCTGGTACGGCTCCCTCACCTGA
- a CDS encoding Gfo/Idh/MocA family protein, with the protein MAPEDPARPLRIGIIGTGGISRAHAPGWIEVGAELHCYSLAGAEEFAEAFGATVHGSLEELLAVVDAVDVCTPTAVHAEIVHRALDAGMDVVCEKPLALTTEDARAMVEHAERAGRHLFPAHVVRYFPQYAAAQRAIEAGTIGRLAVLRFERTGSFPTQPWFADEEQSGGIVMDQMIHDIDQAIWLAGPVQRVYAQQSTSAASDTVRTAHAVLTHTSGAISHCRGLWGPPGTRFRYTFDLAGDGGRLQYDSAGDPGVVLDDVAASRPASGDGFLPDLSGLRSPYAEEIVEFAAALRSGGPTRVAAADGAYAVEISRAALQSLRTSESITC; encoded by the coding sequence ATGGCCCCTGAGGACCCCGCACGGCCTCTGCGCATCGGCATCATCGGCACCGGCGGGATCTCCCGCGCCCACGCCCCCGGGTGGATCGAGGTCGGCGCCGAGCTGCACTGCTACAGCCTCGCCGGCGCCGAGGAGTTCGCCGAGGCCTTCGGCGCCACGGTCCACGGGAGCCTCGAGGAGCTCCTGGCCGTCGTCGACGCGGTGGACGTCTGCACCCCCACGGCCGTGCACGCCGAGATCGTCCATCGGGCCCTCGACGCCGGCATGGACGTCGTGTGCGAGAAGCCGCTGGCGCTGACCACCGAGGACGCCCGCGCCATGGTCGAGCACGCCGAGCGCGCGGGTCGGCACCTGTTCCCGGCCCACGTCGTGCGGTACTTCCCGCAGTATGCCGCCGCCCAGCGCGCCATCGAGGCCGGCACCATCGGCCGCCTCGCCGTCCTGCGCTTCGAACGCACCGGCTCCTTCCCCACCCAGCCCTGGTTCGCCGACGAGGAGCAGTCCGGCGGCATCGTCATGGACCAGATGATCCACGACATCGACCAGGCGATCTGGCTGGCCGGACCGGTCCAGCGGGTCTACGCCCAGCAGTCCACCTCCGCCGCGAGCGACACCGTGCGCACCGCCCACGCCGTCCTCACCCACACCTCCGGCGCGATCAGCCACTGCCGCGGCCTGTGGGGCCCGCCCGGCACCCGGTTCCGCTACACCTTCGACCTCGCCGGGGACGGCGGCCGCCTGCAGTACGACTCCGCCGGCGATCCCGGCGTCGTCCTCGACGACGTCGCCGCCTCGCGCCCGGCGAGCGGGGACGGGTTCCTGCCGGACCTCAGCGGTCTGCGCAGCCCGTACGCCGAGGAGATCGTCGAGTTCGCCGCCGCCCTGCGCTCCGGTGGTCCCACCCGCGTCGCCGCGGCCGACGGTGCCTACGCCGTGGAGATCTCCCGCGCCGCCCTCCAGTCCCTGCGTACCTCAGAGAGCATCACATGCTGA
- a CDS encoding Gfo/Idh/MocA family protein, translated as MLTENPAAPLRPLRIALMSCAHTHAGAYTARLDPRADVDLVVADPDGYGDVPAERVVGSYREAWEAWSDGPDAIVVTSANAHHKDLVLEAARRGVHVLCEKPLATSVADAEAMVAACREAGVVLMTAFPVHFAPAVQSLRAAVADGTLGEVIGLTGTNNGKLPDTRAWFTDVELAGGGSLVDHTVHLAEILDAMFGAPQAVHATTNRILWADRAGEGAETGGLVTLTYAGGLVATIDCSWSQPAEAPTWGGLRLQAVGTGGQMQIDAFAEHVGGPGQWLPYGSDSDSALLVAFLDAVRVGEAVEPSGDVGLRTVRVVAAAQESVRTGQPVTLASL; from the coding sequence ATGCTGACCGAGAACCCCGCCGCACCCCTGCGACCGCTGCGGATCGCGCTGATGAGCTGCGCGCACACCCACGCCGGCGCCTACACCGCTCGGCTCGATCCCCGTGCCGACGTCGACCTCGTGGTCGCCGACCCCGACGGGTACGGGGACGTGCCCGCCGAGCGCGTCGTCGGCTCCTACCGGGAGGCCTGGGAGGCCTGGTCCGACGGGCCCGACGCCATCGTCGTCACCAGCGCCAACGCCCACCACAAGGACCTCGTGCTCGAGGCCGCCCGCCGCGGCGTGCACGTGCTGTGCGAGAAGCCGCTGGCCACCTCCGTCGCCGACGCGGAGGCCATGGTCGCCGCCTGCCGCGAGGCCGGCGTGGTGCTGATGACCGCCTTCCCGGTCCACTTCGCCCCGGCCGTGCAGAGCCTGCGCGCCGCCGTCGCCGACGGCACACTCGGCGAGGTCATCGGTCTGACCGGCACCAACAACGGAAAGCTGCCCGACACCCGTGCCTGGTTCACCGACGTCGAGCTCGCCGGCGGCGGTTCCCTGGTGGACCACACCGTGCACCTCGCCGAGATCCTCGACGCGATGTTCGGCGCCCCCCAGGCCGTTCACGCCACCACCAATCGCATCCTGTGGGCGGACCGGGCCGGCGAGGGCGCGGAGACCGGCGGGCTGGTCACCCTGACCTACGCGGGCGGGCTCGTCGCCACCATCGACTGCTCCTGGTCGCAGCCGGCCGAGGCCCCCACCTGGGGCGGACTGCGCCTGCAGGCCGTCGGCACCGGCGGGCAGATGCAGATCGACGCCTTCGCCGAGCACGTCGGCGGGCCCGGGCAGTGGCTGCCCTACGGATCGGACTCCGACTCCGCGCTGCTGGTCGCCTTCCTCGACGCGGTCCGGGTGGGCGAGGCCGTCGAGCCCTCGGGCGACGTCGGCCTGCGCACCGTGCGGGTGGTCGCCGCCGCCCAGGAGTCGGTGCGCACGGGGCAGCCGGTGACGCTCGCGAGTCTCTGA
- a CDS encoding Lrp/AsnC family transcriptional regulator, producing MRTVDDTDRRLLLAMTENPRSTIVALAERLGLSRNTVQSRLAALEAGQALQGYDRRLHAASLGYPLTVFMITQVDQPRLEHVITQLRDIPEVVQVHGLSGQGDILVRCVCRDAEDLYRINKLVLACDGVIRADTSLAMGELIPFRLAPVLERDLER from the coding sequence ATGCGCACCGTGGATGACACCGACCGACGCCTCCTGCTGGCCATGACGGAGAATCCCCGCTCGACGATCGTCGCGCTCGCCGAGCGCCTCGGGCTCTCCCGCAACACCGTCCAGTCGCGCCTGGCCGCCCTGGAGGCCGGCCAGGCGCTGCAGGGCTACGACCGGCGCCTGCACGCCGCCTCCCTGGGTTACCCGCTGACCGTCTTCATGATCACCCAGGTCGACCAGCCCCGTCTGGAGCACGTCATCACCCAGCTGCGGGATATTCCCGAAGTGGTCCAGGTGCACGGCCTCAGCGGGCAGGGAGACATCCTGGTGCGCTGCGTGTGCCGCGACGCCGAGGACCTCTACCGGATCAACAAGCTGGTGCTGGCCTGCGACGGCGTGATCCGCGCCGACACCTCGCTGGCGATGGGCGAGCTGATCCCCTTCCGGCTGGCCCCGGTGCTCGAGCGCGATCTGGAGCGCTGA
- a CDS encoding thiamine pyrophosphate-dependent enzyme translates to MLTTTSAPDQDLVDGLAQPLFVLGEDGTRHPDTTLDPFLHDADEELLTGLYLDMAVIRALDDEAVALQRQGELGLWPPLRGQEAAQIGLARALPETDFLFTSYRENGLAWCRGVGAQEMLSVWRGTTLSGWDPFAHHMATPQVIIAAQAHHAVGYAMATQAQGKDDIAVACFGDGALSQGDLNEAMVFAASFHAPVLFFCQNNQYAISEPVAVQATVPIALRPTGFGIPSLRVDGNDVLAMRAASLLAARHIRSGKGPMFVEAVTYRLGPHTTSDDPTRYRDEEELETWRHRCPLGRLERHLDQLGASIEELHAEAERRSEETTAALREAVTALPVPAPESLFDHVLSTEHPGLLRQREQFRAFTASLAPEPTETAQTGGPAS, encoded by the coding sequence ATGTTGACGACCACGTCAGCTCCCGACCAGGACCTGGTCGATGGACTCGCACAGCCTCTGTTCGTCCTCGGCGAGGACGGCACCCGACACCCCGACACCACCCTCGACCCCTTCCTCCACGACGCGGACGAGGAGCTGCTGACAGGCCTGTACCTGGACATGGCCGTGATCCGTGCGCTCGACGACGAGGCCGTCGCCCTGCAGAGACAGGGCGAGCTGGGGCTCTGGCCCCCGCTGCGCGGCCAGGAGGCCGCCCAGATCGGCCTGGCCCGCGCCCTGCCGGAGACGGACTTCCTGTTCACCTCCTACCGGGAGAACGGCCTGGCCTGGTGCCGGGGCGTGGGAGCGCAGGAGATGCTCTCCGTCTGGCGCGGGACCACCCTGTCCGGCTGGGACCCCTTTGCCCACCACATGGCCACCCCGCAGGTCATCATCGCCGCGCAGGCCCACCACGCCGTCGGCTACGCGATGGCCACCCAGGCGCAGGGCAAGGACGACATCGCCGTCGCCTGCTTCGGGGACGGTGCCCTCAGCCAGGGCGACCTCAACGAGGCCATGGTGTTCGCGGCGTCCTTCCACGCGCCGGTGCTCTTCTTCTGCCAGAACAACCAGTACGCGATCTCCGAGCCCGTGGCCGTCCAGGCCACCGTCCCGATCGCGCTGCGCCCCACCGGCTTCGGCATCCCCTCCCTGCGCGTGGACGGCAACGACGTGCTCGCGATGCGAGCGGCGAGCCTGCTCGCGGCGCGGCACATCCGCTCCGGGAAGGGGCCGATGTTCGTCGAAGCCGTGACCTACCGGCTCGGCCCGCACACCACCAGCGACGACCCCACCCGCTATCGCGACGAGGAGGAGCTGGAGACCTGGCGGCACCGCTGCCCGCTGGGACGCCTGGAGCGCCATCTCGACCAGCTCGGCGCCTCGATCGAGGAGCTGCACGCCGAGGCCGAGCGCCGCAGCGAGGAGACCACCGCAGCGCTGCGGGAGGCGGTGACCGCGCTGCCCGTCCCGGCGCCGGAGAGCCTCTTCGACCACGTGCTGTCCACGGAGCATCCGGGCCTGCTCCGGCAGCGGGAGCAGTTCCGGGCGTTCACGGCGTCGCTCGCACCGGAGCCGACGGAGACGGCGCAGACGGGGGGACCGGCCTCATGA
- a CDS encoding alpha-ketoacid dehydrogenase subunit beta, whose translation MSTTMTMAAALNAALRDTLETDPDVLLIGEDIGTLGGVFRITDGLQNRFGAARVIDSPLAESGILGTCVGMAYRGMRPVAEIQFDGFVYPAFDQIVAQVSRLHYRTGGLVQMPVTIRLPYGGGIGAVEHHSESPEAYFAHTPGLRVVTVADPQDAYSTLRAAIECDDPVLVLEPKRRYWSKGEVDSSVTADLSSARVLRRGADATLVAYGPLVVTALEAAVAAEDDGIDLEVIDLRTLAPLDRDTVAASVRRTGHLVVAHEAPGNVSLSSEVITSAVEDCFDRLEAAPERVTGYDTPYPPAALEDHHLPGIDRILDAVDRTLGRRSSREVA comes from the coding sequence ATGAGCACCACCATGACCATGGCCGCGGCCCTGAACGCCGCGCTGCGCGACACCCTCGAGACGGACCCCGATGTGCTGCTGATCGGCGAGGACATCGGCACCCTCGGCGGCGTCTTCCGCATCACCGACGGGCTGCAGAACCGCTTCGGCGCCGCCCGGGTCATCGACTCGCCGCTGGCCGAGTCCGGGATCCTCGGCACCTGTGTCGGCATGGCCTATCGCGGGATGCGCCCGGTGGCGGAGATCCAGTTCGACGGCTTCGTCTACCCGGCCTTCGACCAGATCGTCGCCCAGGTCTCCCGTCTGCACTACCGCACCGGCGGGCTCGTGCAGATGCCGGTGACCATCCGGCTGCCCTACGGGGGCGGCATCGGCGCCGTCGAGCACCACTCGGAGTCGCCCGAGGCGTACTTCGCGCACACCCCCGGCCTGCGGGTGGTCACCGTCGCCGATCCGCAGGACGCCTACTCCACCCTCCGTGCCGCCATCGAGTGCGACGACCCGGTGCTGGTGCTGGAGCCCAAGCGCCGCTACTGGTCCAAGGGCGAGGTGGACTCCTCCGTCACGGCCGATCTCTCCTCCGCACGCGTCCTGCGGCGGGGCGCGGACGCGACCCTCGTCGCCTACGGGCCGCTGGTGGTCACCGCGCTGGAGGCGGCGGTCGCCGCGGAGGACGACGGCATCGATCTCGAGGTCATCGACCTGCGCACCCTCGCCCCGCTGGACCGGGACACGGTCGCGGCCAGCGTGCGCCGCACCGGCCACCTGGTGGTCGCCCATGAGGCGCCCGGGAACGTCTCGCTGTCCTCCGAGGTGATCACCTCGGCGGTCGAGGACTGCTTCGACCGTCTGGAGGCCGCTCCGGAACGGGTGACCGGCTACGACACCCCCTATCCACCGGCCGCGCTGGAGGACCACCACCTGCCCGGCATCGACCGGATCCTCGACGCCGTGGACCGCACGCTGGGCCGACGCAGCTCGAGGGAGGTCGCCTGA
- a CDS encoding dihydrolipoamide acetyltransferase family protein has product MSDFRLPDLGEGLTEATIVTWNVAVGDEVTRNQALAEVETAKALVELPSPHAGRVSALHAAEGETLAVGAPLIGFEEVGAPTPTADGSPADPPAEPTAEPPAEPPREPPAESTAPQRQQVLVGYGPALPGTGRPRRRPRSFETVPFVGRREDEADRERPSAMPPVRRRARDLGVDLAAVEGSGPGGRILRADVDACAHDGSGGNGETGTNAARASTRVPVTGLRRETARAMADSAFTAPHASVHTTIDVTDTLERLRRPGRDGRSSSFLAAVCRAIMPAAARTPVANARFDAEAGTIEEFARVVLGIAVATDRGLLVATVPEADAVDAATLTERIAAQAGRARDGSLPPQELTGSTLTVTNVGVFGVDGGVPILNPGQSVIVAVGAIRTQPWEHHGEVALRKVVTLTVSFDHRVLDGAEASAFLTDVTDVLSDPAILLTR; this is encoded by the coding sequence ATGAGCGACTTCCGACTCCCCGATCTGGGGGAAGGACTGACCGAGGCGACCATCGTGACCTGGAATGTCGCCGTGGGCGACGAGGTCACGCGGAACCAGGCGCTGGCCGAGGTGGAGACCGCCAAGGCCCTCGTCGAGCTGCCCAGCCCCCACGCGGGCCGGGTCAGCGCCCTGCACGCCGCCGAGGGCGAGACCCTCGCCGTCGGGGCACCGCTGATCGGCTTCGAGGAGGTGGGGGCGCCGACGCCGACGGCGGACGGATCACCGGCCGACCCTCCGGCGGAACCGACGGCAGAACCTCCTGCGGAACCCCCACGGGAGCCTCCGGCGGAGTCCACCGCCCCGCAGCGCCAGCAGGTGCTGGTCGGGTACGGCCCCGCCCTGCCCGGCACCGGACGGCCCCGCCGTCGGCCCCGCTCCTTCGAGACCGTCCCGTTCGTCGGCCGCCGCGAGGACGAGGCGGACCGCGAGAGGCCCTCGGCGATGCCACCGGTGCGCCGTCGCGCCCGTGACCTGGGCGTGGACCTCGCCGCGGTCGAGGGCTCGGGGCCCGGCGGCAGGATCCTGCGCGCCGACGTCGACGCCTGCGCCCACGACGGGTCCGGGGGGAACGGCGAGACCGGCACGAACGCCGCCCGCGCCTCCACCCGCGTGCCGGTCACCGGCCTGCGCCGCGAGACCGCCCGGGCGATGGCGGACTCCGCCTTCACCGCGCCGCACGCCTCGGTGCACACGACCATCGATGTCACCGACACCCTCGAGCGGCTGCGACGCCCCGGGCGCGACGGGCGCTCCTCGTCGTTCCTCGCGGCGGTCTGCCGGGCGATCATGCCGGCGGCCGCGCGGACCCCGGTCGCCAATGCCCGCTTCGACGCGGAGGCGGGGACGATCGAGGAGTTCGCACGGGTCGTGCTCGGCATCGCCGTCGCCACCGACCGCGGCCTGCTGGTGGCCACCGTCCCCGAGGCCGACGCCGTGGACGCCGCCACCCTCACCGAACGGATCGCCGCGCAGGCCGGCCGGGCCCGGGACGGCTCGCTGCCTCCCCAGGAGCTGACCGGCTCCACCCTGACCGTCACCAACGTCGGCGTGTTCGGGGTCGACGGCGGCGTCCCGATCCTCAACCCCGGGCAGTCCGTGATCGTGGCCGTCGGCGCGATCCGCACCCAGCCCTGGGAGCACCACGGCGAGGTGGCGCTGCGGAAGGTGGTGACGCTGACGGTCTCCTTCGACCACCGGGTGCTCGACGGCGCCGAGGCCTCCGCGTTCCTCACCGACGTCACCGATGTCCTGTCCGATCCCGCGATCCTGCTGACGAGGTAG
- a CDS encoding carboxyl transferase domain-containing protein codes for MDVLTSTVDPAAESGQAAEMAALVADLRTRLAATAVGGHAASRRKHRDRGKLLPRERIDHLLDEGTAFLELAPLAADGMYEDAAPSAGVIAGIGMIHGRHCLILANDATVKGGTYFPMTVKKHLRAQEVAEQNRLPCLYLVDSGGAYLPMQDEVFPDRDHFGRIFYHQARMSAAGIAQIAAVMGSSTAGGAYVPAMSDQTVIVREQGTIFLGGPPLVKAATGEEVTAEELGGGQLHTEVSGVADHLAEDDEHALAILRDIVDTLPNPEPVLPREPSREPAVDPATMGAAVPADLSTPYDVHEVIARIIDAGEFSEFKPSYGSTLVTGFARIHGHQVGIVANNGILFRESALKGAHFVELCDQREIPLVFLQNIAGFMVGAEYERGGIAKDGAKMVTAVACARVPKLTVVIGGSFGAGTYSMCGRAYSPRFLWLWPNARVSVMGGAQAAAVLSTVRRDRIEADGGTWSTEDEAEFRRPIVEEYEAQGSPYYSTARLWDDGIIEPARTRTVLGLALDVVSRAPLAEPSHGVFRM; via the coding sequence ATGGACGTTCTGACCAGCACGGTCGACCCCGCTGCGGAGAGCGGCCAGGCCGCGGAGATGGCCGCGCTCGTGGCCGACCTGCGCACCCGGCTCGCCGCCACCGCGGTCGGCGGTCACGCCGCCTCCCGCCGGAAGCACCGCGACCGCGGCAAGCTGCTGCCGCGCGAGCGCATCGACCACCTGCTCGACGAGGGCACAGCGTTCCTCGAGCTCGCGCCCCTGGCGGCCGACGGGATGTACGAGGACGCTGCCCCGTCGGCCGGAGTCATCGCCGGCATCGGGATGATCCACGGCCGCCACTGCCTGATCCTGGCCAACGACGCCACCGTCAAGGGCGGCACCTACTTCCCGATGACGGTCAAGAAGCACCTGCGCGCCCAGGAGGTGGCCGAGCAGAACCGCCTGCCCTGCCTCTACCTGGTCGACTCCGGGGGCGCCTACCTGCCGATGCAGGACGAGGTCTTCCCCGACCGCGACCACTTCGGACGGATCTTCTACCACCAGGCCCGGATGAGCGCCGCCGGGATCGCCCAGATCGCCGCCGTGATGGGCTCCTCCACCGCGGGCGGTGCCTACGTGCCCGCGATGAGCGACCAGACCGTCATCGTGCGCGAGCAGGGCACCATCTTCCTCGGCGGCCCGCCGCTGGTGAAGGCCGCCACCGGGGAGGAGGTCACCGCCGAGGAGCTGGGCGGCGGGCAGCTGCACACCGAGGTCTCCGGGGTGGCCGACCACCTGGCCGAGGACGACGAGCACGCCCTGGCGATCCTCCGCGACATCGTCGACACGCTGCCGAACCCGGAGCCGGTCCTGCCCCGCGAGCCCTCGCGGGAGCCGGCCGTCGATCCCGCGACGATGGGTGCGGCAGTCCCGGCCGATCTGTCCACCCCCTACGACGTGCACGAGGTCATCGCCCGCATCATCGACGCCGGAGAGTTCTCCGAGTTCAAGCCGAGCTACGGATCGACCCTGGTCACCGGGTTCGCGCGGATCCACGGTCACCAGGTCGGCATCGTGGCCAACAACGGCATCCTGTTCCGCGAGTCCGCGCTCAAGGGCGCCCACTTCGTCGAGCTCTGCGACCAGCGCGAGATCCCGCTGGTGTTCCTGCAGAACATCGCCGGGTTCATGGTCGGCGCCGAGTACGAGCGCGGCGGGATCGCCAAGGACGGCGCGAAGATGGTCACCGCCGTGGCCTGCGCCCGCGTCCCCAAGCTCACCGTCGTCATCGGCGGATCCTTCGGGGCCGGGACCTACTCGATGTGCGGCCGCGCCTACTCTCCGCGGTTCCTGTGGCTGTGGCCGAACGCCCGGGTCTCCGTGATGGGCGGCGCCCAGGCCGCCGCGGTGCTCTCGACCGTCCGGCGCGATCGGATCGAGGCCGACGGCGGCACCTGGAGCACCGAGGACGAGGCCGAGTTCCGCCGGCCGATCGTCGAGGAGTACGAGGCGCAGGGCAGCCCCTACTACTCCACCGCCCGGCTGTGGGACGACGGCATCATCGAACCCGCCCGGACCCGCACCGTGCTCGGCCTGGCTCTGGACGTCGTCTCCCGTGCGCCGCTGGCCGAGCCCTCCCACGGCGTCTTCCGGATGTGA